The following are from one region of the Magallana gigas chromosome 6, xbMagGiga1.1, whole genome shotgun sequence genome:
- the LOC105334194 gene encoding uncharacterized protein, with protein sequence MGGSTSKQTDKPKSTPLNREQETKRNSDHGDKRQSANSNQTASSAVTPIPIHRPNPFPPTTRRKDVLDKELLRGAKNNASQEISLNDMASYQILISLLTKGLKDDIEKTWVLFLWVTNLDVNNKNVTKGGIKNTPKGDLKDVQSGILHIADFYTTLCRHAGLKSVTIEGLQKDDSFTINGTEKNLVKEKWNAVFFKDSWRLIHIGLGKACNPKWKLLYFLIDPEDLIQWCFPNEHEWQLLSKPLAKHDFFNQPNCKRKCFEMGVQILNPSLGKVKIDNGRFTVEVLIDKTHSQSSDTMLDFKLRGKKMQNGINEFDYETSGNFNTGNETTRSTMKPSNVTGNESRHTDNKNNANGNSESPLDLKKYVFMHRADSRIVFDVHFPTPGTYVLDIEGKTFSTKGGHSSMSVICQFKFFCNRSIQEEDYVPLPIVLDIGFGPTPYCLRYGVRPVSHGYGHILILPGEPVKIRFEYDGNYEFKTETISVLRVSPSKKKNFTTCTVMPNKLHVDVNVPDEGHYILMVHAKRDKEEEFVNIINYMMIFDRKNSNVELFHKRMMREKLLSAVQNGTEEELKEALKNFKFYRVPDQGEVQKANQRLEYFETKRELGFAMQRRNIRVLETAINNAKNLPDMKQIKEDIRRAENLMNRLKNQHPISKLDHSTLSEIRRYTNPSQAVKDVLSATYILLGHDIEYAKNWEYIQSQLTKTGRDSLQHLVLHCDVETVSSSSAEIAHQLLNPHDENALREASAGAGAIFHWASQIVKDKIKEFEKEESIESEVSKGSKRLEKANSVQNKQGKASSEKDISRNGKLVDQKTGKVTAEEAEEEKEIDEISTRSTAKSGTLSLKSIHAKVGSFRKKGDKAMVFNKYNEQVYFEQSPPERFFWPKHF encoded by the exons ATGGGAGGTAGTACCAgcaaacagacagacaaacccAAGTCCACCCCACTGAACCGGGAACAG GAAACCAAACGAAATTCAGACCATGGTGACAAACGACAAAGTGCAAATTCAAACCAAACAGCTTCTTCGGCTGTGACACCCATACCTATCCACAGGCCGAACCCTTTTCCGCCGACAACTAGGAGAAAGGATGTCTTAGACAAAGAATTACTCAGAGGAGCTAAGAACAATGCATCCCAAGAG ATTTCACTGAATGATATGGCTTCATATCAAATCCTCATATCATTGCTTACTAAAGGACTTAAAGATGACATAGAAAAGACTTGGGTACTCTTTCTCTGGGTTACGAATTTAGATGTCAATAacaaaaatgtaacaaaaggGGGAATAAAAAATACACCAAAAGGAGATTTAAAGGATGTTCAAAGTGGCATTCTTCATATTGCCGACTTCTACACGACTTTATGCAG GCACGCTGGGTTGAAGTCGGTAACCATAGAAGGTCTTCAAAAAGACGACAGTTTTACGATTAATGGAACAGAGAAAAACCTAGTCAAAGAAAAATGGAATGCCGTGTTCTTTAAAGATTCGTGGCGCTTAATTCATATAGGACTCGGGAAAGCATGCAATCCGAAG TGGAAACTTCTCTATTTCCTAATCGATCCGGAAGATTTGATACAATGGTGCTTTCCTAATGAACACGAATGGCAGCTGCTATCAAAACCTTTGGCAAAACATGACTTTTTTAATCAACCTAActgtaaaagaaaatgtttcgaGATGGGAGTGCAAATTCTAAATCCTTCATTGGGAAAAGTAAAAATTGACAATGGTAGATTTACCGTCGAAGTGTTAATTGACAAAACCCATTCGCAAAGTTCGGATACTATGCTTGACTTTAAATTAAGGGGGAAGAAAATGCAAAATGGAATTAATGAATTCGATTATGAAACATCAGGAAACTTTAATACTGGAAACGAAACGACGAGGTCTACAATGAAGCCATCAAATGTAACAGGAAATGAAAGCCGACATACTGATAACAAAAACAATGCGAATGGTAACTCAGAGTCTCCATTGGATTTGAAGAAGTATGTGTTCATGCATCGCGCTGACTCTCGGATAGTATTTGATGTTCATTTTCCTACACCTGGTACATATGTCCTAGACATTGAAGGAAAAACATTCAGTACGAAAGGTGGTCATAGCTCTATGTCTGTGATTTGTCAATTCAAATTCTTCTGTAATAGAAGCATACAAGAGGAAGACTATGTTCCTTTACCAATCGTTCTCGACATTGGCTTTGGTCCAACACCGTATTGCTTGAGGTACGGGGTTCGACCCGTCTCCCACGGATACGGGCACATTTTAATACTGCCTGGCGAACCGGTGAAAATTCGCTTCGAGTACGATGGCAATTacgaatttaaaactgaaacaatAAGTGTTCTTCGGGTATCTCCAAGTAAGAAGAAAAATTTCACTACGTGTACTGTTATGCCAAACAAACTACACGTTGATGTAAATGTTCCAGATGAGGGTCATTATATCTTGATGGTCCATGCCAAAAGAGACAAGGAAGAGGAATTCGTCAATATAATTAACTATATGATGATATTCgacagaaaaaattcaaatgtcgag TTGTTTCATAAACGAATGATGCGTGAAAAACTTCTAAGTGCAGTACAAAATGGAACAGAAGAGGAATTAAAAGAGGCACtaaagaatttcaaattttatcgCGTCCCTGACCAAGGAGAAGTTCAAAAGGCAAATCAGAGATTAGAATATTTCGAAACTAAAAGAG AATTGGGCTTTGCTATGCAGAGAAGAAATATACGAGTGTTGGAAACTGCAATAAACAATGCAAAAAATCTACCGGACATGAAGCAAATAAAGGAGGATATTCGGAGAGCCGAAAATTTaatgaatagattgaaaaatCAACACCCTATTTCCAAACTCGACCACAGCACTCTGTCTGAAATACGCCGCTACACTAACCCTTCCCAGGCCGTCAAGGACGTCCTGTCGGCTACTTATATTTTACTTGGACATGATATTGAATACGCCAAA AATTGGGAATACATCCAGTCCCAATTAACAAAAACGGGACGAGACAGTCTGCAGCACTTGGTACTTCATTGTGACGTAGAAACAGTGTCCTCTTCTTCTGCAGAAATAGCTCACCAGCTGCTGAATCCGCATGATGAAAATGCATTAAGAGAGGCTAGCGCAGGCGCAGGAGCCATATTTCACTGG GCCTCCCAAAtagttaaagataaaataaaggaatttgAAAAGGAAGAATCCATTGAAAGTGAAGTCAGCAAAGGATCTAAGCGGTTAGAAAAAGCTAATTCAGTACAAAATAAACAAGGAAAGGCGTCTTCAGAAAAAGATATTTCAAGAAATGGAAAATTGGTCGATCAGAAAACAGGAAAAGTTACAGCTGAGGAAGCTGAAGAAGAAAAGGAAATCGACGAAATATCAACACGGTCGACTGCAAAGTCTGGGACTTTATCATTGAAATCCATACATGCTAAAGTAGGCTCTTTTCGTAAGAAAGGGGATAAGGCTATGGTATTCAATAAATACAATGAGCAGGTTTATTTCGAACAATCTCCGCCGGAACGATTCTTCTGGcctaaacatttttga
- the LOC105334195 gene encoding uncharacterized protein: protein MGSASSSKKTVAIDEQSQPVNEKQIVTRQNKTPTSMSSRRNPVRTKSIVEGEHFDTLLVKHPELKPILREYDKVMTKLTQMDITNKGISEESYPDIYKLLDENIDDPFQDNGGLEQRLLMGNYLAKKGFVPQLVDIYQAVWSNHDPDFFDDDLEEDEAGSDFLRLLSLIRTILWNYADGSPSFAESIVEDTQFFQYLTEDLTAVQGDLEDLDDEITNENHFPFNSTLGILNNCARNSSSKDVYTVTRLRKKDGTNKGKINMVELLEELLKTDITYVKLVVLLALSYMVNEEENKKISADETLFDFLLEMVKKAEKAKDRRQWGFSIHELINGLAKLAKNDDNKTTIMNKGAFDILKRLLKKGNPAEQVAVVNAIWELSFVKKNKVLFKEDKEVWKTLKELRNSDNKELSKAAQGAYFVINEGKDQEGAEKKAQNLFKAKKEKPDAGHIMLSYNWGNQKILLQIRDRLQEKGLTVWMDVDNMEGSILEAMARAVEEARIVLVCYSEKYKDSQNCRTEAEYAYSQKKEIVPLLMQTGYKATGWLGAMIGARLFYDFSGKYDFDKKFTELYLALAGKLVPKNTLNSIPEDAVARPLVPRSDDNTVVLMKWTKSDIDTWLKDNKLTAFSGLKNLSGEQLVFLYKLFRRAPDYFYRCIEEKLGMKSLEDLMRFSDSIENLQIEHPDINRLIH, encoded by the exons ATGGGATCAGCGAGCAGTTCTAAGAAAACAGTTGCTATAGATGAACAAAGCCAACCCGTGAATGAGAAACAAATAG tAACTCGCCAAAATAAAACTCCAACTAGCATGTCGTCCCGAAGGAATCCTGTAAGAACAAAGTCCATAGTCGAGGGCGAACATTTCGATACTCTACTGGTAAAACACCCTGAGTTAAAGCCTATCCTAAGGGAATATGACAAAGTCATGACCAAG CTTACTCAGATGGATATTACAAATAAAGGTATTTCAGAAGAATCGTATCCAGATATATACAAGCTTCTTGACGAGAATATTGACGACCCTTTTCAAGATAATGGTGGACTGGAGCAAAGGTTGTTAATGGGAAATTATCTTGCCAAGAAGGG ATTTGTACCTCAATTAGTGGACATTTATCAAGCAGTGTGGTCCAACCACGATCCTGATTTTTTCGATGATGATCTAGAGGAGGACGAGGCTGGTTCCGATTTTCTCAGACTTCTGTCCCTTATACGGACGATTCTGTGGAATTACGCCGACGGGAGTCCCAGCTTTGCTGAATCGATCGTCGAGGACACCCAGTTCTTTCAGTACCTTACAGAAGATTTGACAGCTGTGCAAGGCGATTTGGAAGACCTTGACGATGAAATTACT aatgAAAACCACTTTCCTTTCAATTCCACTCTTGGAATCTTGAACAATTGTGCAAGAAATTCATCTTCAAAGGATGTCTACACAGTTACGCGTCTTCGAAAGAAAGATGGAACAAACAAAGGGAAAATAAATATGGTTGAACTCCTCGAAGAGCTGCTGAAAACAGATATTACGT ATGTGAAGCTTGTTGTTCTTTTGGCGTTGTCTTACATGGTGAATGAGgaggaaaacaaaaaaatatcagcAGATGAGACCTTATTTGACTTTCTTTTGGAAATGGTTAAAAAAGCCGAAAAGGCAAAAGACCGTAGGCAATGGGGTTTTTCAATACATGAACTCATTAATGGTTTAgcaaaattagcaaaaaatgacgacaacaaaacaacaattatgAATAAAGGTGCATTTGATATTCTAAAACGACTTTTGAAAAAAGGAAACCCAGCTGAGCAGGTTGCCGTAGTCAACGCTATTTGGGAACTGtcttttgtaaagaaaaataaagtacTTTTTAAG GAGGACAAAGAAGTTTGGAAAACGCTGAAAGAACTTAGAAATAGTGATAATAAAGAACTATCAAAGGCGGCACAAGGAGCTTATTTTGTTATCAACGAAGGAAAAGATCAGGAAGGAGCAG aGAAGAAAGCCCAAAATCTTTTCAAGGCCAAAAAAGAGAAACCTGACGCAGGACATATAATGCTCAGTTACAACTGGGGAAATCAGAAAATACTGTTACAG ATAAGAGACCGACTGCAGGAGAAAGGACTGACCGTATGGATGGATGTAGACAACATGGAGGGGTCAATTTTAGAGGCCATGGCACGGGCTGTTGAAGAAGCCAGGATCGTCCTGGTTTGTTATtccgaaaaatacaaagatagcCAGAATTGTAGAACAG AGGCGGAGTATGCTTATTCACAGAAGAAAGAAATTGTTCCTCTGCTGATGCAAACGGGCTATAAGGCTACTGGATGGTTAGGGGCCATGATTGGTGCAAGACTGTTCTACGATTTTAGCGGAAAATACGATTTCGACAAGAAATTTACTGAACTGTATTTAGCATTGGCTGGCAAATTGGTTCCCAAGAACACCTTGAACTCAATTCCTGAG gATGCTGTTGCCAGGCCGTTGGTTCCGAGATCTGATGACAATACCGTCGTCTTAATGAAGTGGACCAAATCAGATATTGATACATGGTTGAAAGACAATAAACTAACGGC attttcTGGATTGAAGAATCTATCTGGTGAACAACTAGTATTCCTCTACAAGTTATTCCGAAGA GCTCCGGATTATTTCTACAGATGTATAGAAGAAAAACTCGGTATGAAGAGCCTGGAGGACCTAATGAGATTCAGTGACTCCATAGAAAACCTTCAAATAGAACATCCCGATATCAATCGGCTTATTCATTGA